The proteins below are encoded in one region of Kiritimatiellia bacterium:
- the sufC gene encoding Fe-S cluster assembly ATPase SufC, producing the protein MTTDQTPFFEIRNLRARTEEKEILKGVDLVINPGEIHALMGPNGSGKSTLSSVIMGHPAYEVTEGEVIFRGRNILELEPDERARLGLFLAFQYPVAIPGISVAKFLKSAAEARFGKDAVKPAEFLKELRENLKFFEMNEEFLNRFLNDGFSGGEKKRMEILQMLMLKPSLAILDETDSGLDIDALRIVAKGVNRMIGPNFGLLVITHYERILNYIKPDHLHVLIDGRIALSGGPELVKEVELNGYDWIRDRFGKEVLV; encoded by the coding sequence ATGACGACCGATCAGACGCCATTCTTTGAAATTCGAAACCTTCGCGCGAGAACGGAAGAGAAGGAAATCCTCAAGGGCGTGGACCTCGTGATCAATCCCGGAGAAATCCATGCCCTGATGGGTCCTAACGGGTCGGGCAAAAGTACATTGTCCAGCGTGATTATGGGCCACCCGGCCTATGAAGTTACCGAAGGCGAGGTGATCTTTCGCGGGCGGAACATCCTCGAGCTGGAGCCGGACGAGCGCGCGCGTCTGGGCTTGTTCCTGGCCTTTCAGTATCCGGTGGCCATCCCCGGGATCAGCGTGGCCAAATTTCTCAAGAGCGCAGCCGAAGCCCGATTTGGGAAGGATGCGGTCAAGCCCGCTGAATTTTTGAAGGAGCTTCGGGAAAATCTGAAGTTCTTCGAAATGAATGAGGAGTTTTTGAACCGGTTTTTGAATGACGGGTTCTCGGGTGGCGAGAAGAAGCGAATGGAAATTCTTCAGATGCTGATGCTGAAGCCTTCGCTGGCGATCCTCGACGAGACCGATTCCGGTTTGGACATCGATGCGCTGCGGATTGTCGCCAAAGGAGTGAACCGGATGATCGGCCCGAATTTCGGGCTGTTGGTCATCACGCACTACGAGCGGATTCTGAATTATATCAAGCCTGATCATCTGCACGTCCTGATCGACGGCCGGATTGCGCTCTCCGGCGGCCCCGAACTAGTCAAGGAGGTCGAGCTCAACGGGTATGACTGGATTCGCGACCGATTTGGCAAAGAAGTCCTTGTCTAA
- a CDS encoding metal-sulfur cluster assembly factor: MTDQLQDSISPEQTGAPSEGAGMPSNDVVWTPDQVREILRGIFDPELHMNIVDLGLVYDIRISGPSLEVDMTLTSPGCPYGPYLIHQVKDTLKSLKGITDAKVNVVWDPPWGPDKMSEEVRLELGFDL; the protein is encoded by the coding sequence ATGACTGATCAACTTCAAGATTCCATATCGCCAGAGCAGACGGGCGCCCCGTCGGAGGGGGCTGGCATGCCCTCAAACGATGTGGTGTGGACGCCGGACCAGGTCCGCGAAATCCTTCGCGGCATTTTTGACCCGGAACTGCATATGAATATTGTCGACCTTGGTCTCGTTTACGATATCCGCATAAGTGGTCCGTCACTCGAGGTGGACATGACCTTGACGTCGCCCGGATGCCCCTACGGCCCTTACTTAATCCACCAGGTCAAGGACACGCTGAAAAGCTTGAAGGGCATCACTGACGCCAAGGTGAATGTGGTTTGGGACCCACCGTGGGGACCGGACAAAATGTCGGAAGAGGTGAGGCTTGAACTGGGATTTGATTTGTAA
- a CDS encoding Rrf2 family transcriptional regulator has product MLSLTKRVEYAVMAILHMAEAKPSEWCSSKGIAERYQIPAELLGKVLQALARASIVQSTPGVRGGYRLARPLESLNLGMVIEAVEGPIRLTDCQANPSDCDQLCYCTIREPMQAMQSRLQQFIYSIPLEQFRGFSSQGMVR; this is encoded by the coding sequence ATGCTGTCGTTGACCAAACGGGTGGAATACGCGGTGATGGCGATCCTGCACATGGCTGAGGCGAAGCCATCCGAGTGGTGTTCGTCGAAGGGCATTGCCGAGCGCTATCAGATTCCTGCTGAATTGTTGGGCAAGGTTCTTCAGGCGCTGGCGCGGGCGTCGATTGTACAGTCCACGCCCGGCGTGCGCGGCGGTTATCGGCTGGCACGGCCGCTCGAGAGCCTAAACTTGGGAATGGTCATCGAAGCCGTGGAGGGTCCGATCCGATTGACGGACTGCCAGGCAAATCCGTCGGATTGCGATCAACTTTGTTATTGTACGATCCGAGAGCCGATGCAGGCGATGCAATCTCGGCTGCAGCAGTTCATCTATTCAATTCCGCTCGAGCAATTTCGTGGCTTTTCCAGTCAGGGAATGGTTCGATGA